Proteins encoded together in one Papaver somniferum cultivar HN1 unplaced genomic scaffold, ASM357369v1 unplaced-scaffold_21, whole genome shotgun sequence window:
- the LOC113339385 gene encoding protein COBRA-like — protein sequence MKSISRVSNTISVFFLFFFLSNTFIFFTSNGVTAHDPYDPTGNITIKWDVMSWTPDGYVAVVDIINSQLYRTVQLPGWKLGWTWDKRGEVLWSIVGGQAIDQGNCSMYIGNIPHSCSKRPIIIDLPTDTPYNQRITNCCRGGRLSSRYQAINKSTASFQISVGNAGTSNRTVRMPKNFTFVGGRAEYTCGPAKRVRSSRFVTPDLRRVTQAMMTWKVVCTYRRANIANKFPTCCVSLSSFDQQKKANCPTCSCGCRSETCNTRSQGNPGIVPPLMKCTDHMCPANINWHILKPKEKQAYTTVHVSISNFNYRMNYTDWTLLINHPFINKLTRVAHANHKQFPNFKTAQLMWGIKHKNAIIPSSSRKDSTISWIMQLYKDKSTNTSTSSTSSSCTKDWCAPKQIFFNGDRCVIASP from the exons ATGAAGAGCATATCCAGAGTCTCCAACACCATTTcagttttcttcttgtttttctttctaagTAATACATTCATTTTCTTTACCTCCAATGGGGTCACTGCTCATGACCCTTACGACCCAACAGGCAACATTACAATCAAATGGGATGTCATGTCCTGGACACCAGATGGTTATGTAGCTGTTGTTGATATCATCAACAGTCAGCTGTATCGAACAGTGCAACTGCCTGGTTGGAAGCTTGGATGGACCTGGGATAAACGTGGTGAAGTCCTTTGGAGTATTGTCGGAGGTCAGGCCATTGACCAAGGAAATTGTTCTATGTACATAGGCAACATCCCACATTCCTGCTCAAAGAGACCAATCATTATAGATCTGCCGACTGATACTCCGTATAATCAAAGGATCACTAATTGTTGTAGAGGAGGACGTCTAAGCTCAAGATATCAAGCCATTAACAAATCAACTGCTAGCTTTCAGATCTCTGTTGGTAATGCGGGGACTAGCAATAGAACGGTACGTATGCCTAAGAATTTTACCTTTGTCGGAGGTCGTGCAGAGTACACCTGTGGACCTGCTAAGAGGGTGCGTTCATCCAGATTTGTCACCCCAGATCTTAGGAGGGTGACTCAAGCCATGA TGACTTGGAAAGTGGTGTGTACATACAGGCGTGCCAACATAGCCAACAAGTTTCCAACTTGTTGTGTGTCATTGTCATCGTTCGACCAACAAAAGAAGGCGAATTGTCCTACATGTTCATGCGGTTGTCGAAGTGAAACCTGCAATAC AAGGAGTCAGGGCAACCCAGGGATTGTGCCACCCTTGATGAAGTGCACAGATCATATGTGCCCTGCGAACATCAATTGGCACATTCTGAAGCCCAAAGAGAAACAAGCATATACGACGGTGCACGTGTCTATAAGTAACTTCAACTACAGAATGAATTACACAGATTGGACACTTCTTATTAATCATCCCTTCATTAACAAACTCACCAGAGTCGCTCACGCAAACCACAAGCAGTTCCCCAATTTCA AAACGGCCCAGCTGATGTGgggaattaaacacaaaaatgctATCATCCCTTCAAGCAGCCGTAAAGATTCAACAATAAGCTGGATAATGCAGCTTTACAAGGACAAATCCACAAATACAAGTACTAGTAGTACTAGCTCATCTTGTACAAAGGACTGGTGTGCTCCTAAACAAATCTTCTTCAATGGGGATCGATGTGTGATTGCTTCGCCCTGA